A stretch of Deltaproteobacteria bacterium DNA encodes these proteins:
- a CDS encoding DUF11 domain-containing protein, giving the protein MKKVLKKTLHTLYIAPIMRLMAAFALFTLALLSPNASYAVIDNTTTATNSLSCAGTRAATNLGCTANDFTVNAVLSAQSGTVPFCIAGDVFSFNVEVSITGGIGDKYDIGFFAGETGNDPAVNDATKTCSVATFPVTGVAPWQTLDPQNDACSDFTGKNPAYTSIALINNVKVVCQGAAGAPTGTLAVPFVASFHSNSGTTCTGPTDVSIAGSSKCAKGVSTVSGTVQVRSGTYIDVTKATNPTPDGSLQDFTLTASVPAPLVVVSLKNGVYSSPITTATQTVTATIKQGETVRFITDALATDQIMTITESATTFWETSAEAITCAGNITSPVAPTFTTNLGTRTITAALSTQKVSGSCTITNKKRSKITMVKNVDGRVNPTDQFSVTATGGGTLTDSVGAAITAPVTITTALAETTKQTTFWSQPGQALTITDSAASGLLTDYYTLYSCTNAFAGSTTVLPAPGVASSFNLTPGPDDDITCTYTNRAKPRGAAKSFNPVSIGTNDTSVMTITLENKNSLAITGAAFTDTYPAGLINTATPSPAISGVGCTGTFTNPDTTSAALTGATIPANTTCSYTINVTSATAGSYTNTLPAGAVTSTDAGTSPTAASATLTVMNHPAATKAFSPASIGVNETSTLTITLTNSNAANITGAAFTDTYPANLVNAATPAGSTTCAGGTVTAVAGGGSVSLSGATIPASGSCTVTVNVTSATAASYTNTLATGGVTTTNAGATLAPASATLIVLNRPTVSKAFSPTSIGVNDTSTITITLTNSNATDITGAAFTDTYPANLVNAATPAGATTCTGGTVTAVAGGGTLQLSGATIPASGSCTVTVNVTSATPGSYLNTIPAGGVTTANAGSNTGAASDTLTVLGRPTVSKAFSPTSIGVNSTSTITITLTNPNAANITGAAFTDTYPAGLVNAAAPAGSTTCAGGSVTAAAGGGSVQLSGATIPASGSCTITVTVTSATAGSYTNTIAAGGVTTTNAGSNAGAASATLTVLNRPDITKAFSPTDLAVNAPSTLTITLTNSNAVNITGATFTDTLPAGVTVASPVSTSNNCGGTFTNGGGGAIAAGDGSVKLTGGTIPPAGCAVTVDITSATAAAYTNTIAVGDLTTTNAGPNTAVATATVKFYDNPTITKSFSPASIGTNDPSLLTVTVANPNPSALTNVAFTDNYPGGGVMQNATGASPTITGAGCTGTLTAVDGGVSFSLSGATVPAAFTCTYTAYVTATTAGAYLNSTGNVTTNQGVTGAAATATLTVLNHPSVTKAFSPTAIGVGGTSTITITLTNSNGVNITGAAFTDTYPANLVNAATPAGSTTCAGGAVTAAAGAGSVALSGATIPAGGSCTVTVSVTSATSGSYTNTIAAGGVTSTNAGANTALASDTLTVLNRPTVTKTFTPASIGVNDTSTMKVTITNSNGVAITGAAFTDTYPANLVNAATPAPTITGVGCTGTFTDPSTTSVQLSGATIPAGSSCDYTVTVTSATAASYTNTIAAGDVTTTNAGANAGAASATLTVLNHPTIAKAFSPASIGVNDTSTITITLTNSNGVAVTGAAFTDTYPANVVNAASPSEATTCAVGTVTAAAGGGSVALSGATIPAGGSCTLTVTVTSATTGSYTNTIAAGNVTTTNAGANTGAASATLTVLNHPSVTKAFSPTAIGVGGTSTITITLTNSNGVDITGAAFTDTYPANLVNAAAPAEATTCAGGTVTATAGAGSVALSGATIPAGGSCTVTVTVTSATSGSYTNTIAAGGVTSTNAGANTALASDTLTVLNRPTVTKTFTPASIGVNDTSTMKVTITNSNGVAITGAAFTDTYPANLVNAATPAPTITGAGCTGTFTDPSTTSVQLSGATIPAGSSCDYTVTVTSATTGSYTNTIAAGGVTTTNAGANAGAASATLTVLNHPTVTKAFAPILIGTGGTSLLTITLANSNVVNVTGAAFTDTYPANLVNAATPAGSTTCTGGTVTAAAGGGSVALSGATIPAGGSCTVTVNVRSSVPGTYTNTIGIGAITTANAGANLASASDSLTVVAAGMLIISKTVTTYSDPINGITGPLTIPGAYMDYLITINNIGAGASSSLVVTDPIPTANVEFFGGNLGGGSPFVYTDTTAPNGLTGITSLEYSNDNGTTWTYAPALTFDPAVTNFRVTFGGTLGAAKAFTLKFRVRVK; this is encoded by the coding sequence ATGAAGAAAGTTCTCAAAAAAACGCTCCATACCTTGTATATAGCGCCCATAATGCGCCTTATGGCGGCGTTTGCGCTCTTTACCCTCGCGCTCCTTTCGCCAAACGCATCATACGCGGTAATAGACAACACCACCACTGCCACAAACAGCCTAAGCTGCGCAGGAACGCGCGCAGCCACCAACCTCGGATGCACGGCAAACGACTTTACGGTCAATGCGGTCCTTAGCGCTCAAAGCGGCACGGTTCCTTTTTGCATCGCAGGCGATGTCTTCTCTTTCAACGTGGAAGTATCGATAACCGGCGGCATAGGCGACAAATACGATATCGGCTTCTTTGCCGGCGAAACAGGGAACGACCCTGCAGTCAACGACGCTACAAAGACATGCTCCGTTGCGACCTTTCCGGTGACCGGAGTAGCCCCGTGGCAAACCCTTGATCCGCAAAACGACGCATGCAGCGACTTTACCGGCAAAAATCCGGCCTACACATCAATAGCCCTTATAAATAACGTAAAGGTGGTCTGTCAGGGTGCTGCCGGGGCGCCTACCGGAACGCTGGCAGTGCCTTTTGTCGCAAGCTTCCACTCAAATAGCGGCACCACCTGCACAGGGCCCACTGATGTATCGATCGCCGGAAGCTCCAAATGCGCCAAAGGCGTATCAACGGTCTCCGGAACCGTACAGGTGCGCTCGGGCACCTATATCGACGTAACCAAGGCAACGAACCCCACGCCGGACGGCTCGCTCCAGGATTTTACGTTAACAGCCTCAGTACCAGCGCCGCTTGTAGTTGTATCTCTAAAGAACGGCGTATACTCCTCGCCCATAACCACGGCAACGCAAACAGTCACAGCGACTATAAAACAGGGCGAGACAGTAAGGTTCATAACCGATGCGCTCGCAACGGACCAGATAATGACCATCACCGAGAGCGCCACCACCTTCTGGGAGACTTCGGCAGAGGCCATAACATGCGCAGGAAACATCACATCGCCAGTAGCCCCGACCTTTACGACAAACCTCGGAACGCGCACCATAACAGCGGCCCTTAGCACGCAAAAAGTATCGGGCTCCTGCACTATCACAAATAAGAAAAGAAGCAAAATCACCATGGTAAAGAACGTGGACGGACGCGTAAACCCGACAGATCAGTTCTCGGTCACGGCAACCGGCGGCGGCACGCTAACCGACAGCGTTGGAGCCGCCATAACCGCGCCCGTGACAATTACGACCGCGCTCGCTGAAACGACAAAGCAGACGACCTTCTGGAGCCAGCCCGGGCAGGCACTTACCATCACAGACAGCGCGGCAAGCGGCTTGCTTACCGACTATTATACACTGTATTCCTGCACGAACGCCTTCGCAGGCTCAACGACCGTGCTCCCTGCCCCGGGAGTTGCAAGCTCATTTAACCTTACCCCCGGCCCTGACGACGACATCACATGCACATACACGAACAGGGCAAAGCCCAGGGGGGCCGCAAAATCGTTTAACCCGGTAAGTATCGGCACAAACGATACATCGGTAATGACCATAACCCTGGAAAACAAAAACTCTCTGGCAATAACAGGCGCTGCATTCACTGACACATATCCCGCAGGCCTTATAAACACCGCGACCCCAAGCCCGGCAATCAGCGGCGTTGGATGCACAGGTACATTCACGAACCCGGACACTACCTCTGCCGCGCTCACAGGCGCTACCATACCGGCAAACACCACCTGCTCCTACACAATAAACGTAACAAGCGCGACCGCTGGAAGCTACACAAACACGCTGCCGGCAGGCGCAGTTACGAGCACGGACGCAGGAACAAGCCCCACGGCTGCGTCGGCAACGCTTACGGTAATGAACCACCCTGCTGCTACCAAGGCATTTAGTCCTGCGAGCATAGGCGTGAACGAAACGTCTACGCTTACAATAACGCTTACGAACTCGAACGCCGCGAACATAACGGGCGCGGCATTCACCGATACCTACCCGGCAAATCTCGTTAACGCGGCAACACCTGCCGGCTCTACGACCTGCGCCGGAGGCACTGTAACGGCAGTAGCAGGCGGCGGCAGTGTTTCGCTTAGCGGCGCAACAATTCCGGCATCCGGAAGCTGTACGGTAACGGTCAACGTAACGAGCGCAACGGCAGCCTCTTACACCAACACGCTGGCAACAGGCGGCGTAACTACCACGAACGCCGGAGCAACCCTTGCGCCTGCTTCGGCAACACTTATAGTGCTTAACCGGCCAACCGTTTCAAAGGCCTTTAGCCCGACAAGCATAGGCGTAAACGACACCTCGACCATCACCATAACGCTTACGAACTCGAATGCCACGGATATAACAGGCGCGGCATTTACCGACACGTATCCGGCAAATCTTGTTAACGCGGCAACCCCTGCCGGCGCCACCACCTGTACCGGAGGCACTGTAACGGCAGTAGCAGGCGGCGGCACGCTGCAGCTTAGCGGAGCAACTATTCCTGCATCAGGAAGCTGCACCGTAACCGTGAATGTCACGAGCGCTACGCCAGGAAGCTACTTGAATACAATACCAGCAGGCGGCGTTACAACGGCAAACGCAGGCTCGAACACAGGGGCTGCATCGGATACACTTACCGTGCTTGGCCGCCCGACCGTTTCAAAGGCCTTTAGCCCAACGAGCATAGGCGTAAACAGCACCTCGACCATCACGATAACGCTTACGAACCCTAACGCCGCGAACATAACCGGCGCGGCATTTACCGATACCTACCCGGCAGGCCTTGTCAATGCGGCAGCCCCTGCAGGCTCGACAACCTGCGCAGGAGGCTCGGTAACGGCAGCGGCAGGCGGCGGCAGCGTTCAACTTAGCGGAGCAACGATTCCGGCATCCGGAAGCTGCACAATAACCGTTACGGTCACGAGCGCTACTGCGGGAAGTTACACCAACACAATAGCGGCAGGCGGCGTGACAACAACGAACGCGGGCTCTAACGCCGGGGCAGCGTCAGCCACACTTACGGTACTTAACCGCCCTGACATTACAAAAGCATTTAGCCCGACAGACCTGGCAGTGAACGCGCCCTCGACACTTACCATAACGCTTACGAACTCTAACGCCGTAAACATCACCGGCGCTACGTTTACAGACACCCTGCCTGCGGGCGTAACGGTAGCAAGCCCGGTTAGCACCTCAAATAACTGCGGCGGGACATTTACTAATGGTGGCGGCGGAGCTATAGCAGCCGGGGACGGCTCTGTAAAGCTCACGGGCGGCACCATACCTCCGGCAGGCTGCGCTGTCACGGTCGATATTACGAGCGCTACTGCGGCGGCATATACCAACACCATAGCAGTCGGGGACCTTACAACCACGAATGCCGGGCCAAACACAGCAGTGGCAACGGCAACGGTAAAGTTCTACGACAACCCGACGATAACAAAGTCGTTTAGCCCGGCAAGCATCGGCACGAACGACCCGTCACTGCTTACCGTAACCGTCGCCAACCCGAACCCGAGCGCGCTAACAAACGTTGCCTTTACAGACAACTACCCGGGCGGCGGCGTCATGCAAAACGCAACAGGCGCCTCACCGACCATAACCGGGGCAGGATGCACGGGCACGCTTACTGCCGTTGACGGAGGGGTAAGCTTCTCGCTTAGCGGCGCAACCGTTCCTGCGGCATTTACCTGCACATACACTGCGTACGTAACGGCCACAACAGCGGGTGCGTACCTTAACTCGACCGGGAACGTAACGACAAACCAGGGCGTTACCGGAGCGGCAGCTACAGCTACCCTTACGGTGCTTAACCACCCAAGTGTTACAAAGGCCTTTAGCCCCACGGCTATCGGCGTCGGCGGCACATCGACCATCACCATAACGCTTACGAACTCTAACGGGGTTAACATAACAGGCGCGGCATTTACGGATACATATCCGGCAAATCTTGTTAACGCGGCTACGCCTGCAGGCTCTACGACATGCGCCGGAGGCGCTGTAACTGCAGCAGCAGGGGCTGGAAGCGTGGCGCTTAGCGGAGCAACCATCCCGGCCGGAGGAAGCTGCACAGTGACAGTTAGCGTCACGAGCGCGACATCTGGCTCATACACAAACACAATCGCCGCAGGCGGTGTGACCAGCACCAACGCCGGGGCAAACACCGCTTTAGCCTCGGATACACTGACGGTGCTTAACCGCCCGACCGTTACAAAGACATTTACCCCGGCCTCTATCGGCGTAAACGACACTTCCACAATGAAGGTCACCATTACGAACTCAAACGGAGTTGCGATAACCGGCGCGGCATTTACCGACACGTATCCTGCAAACCTGGTTAACGCGGCCACACCGGCTCCTACGATAACGGGCGTAGGCTGCACAGGGACGTTTACCGATCCAAGCACCACATCGGTTCAACTTAGCGGCGCAACCATTCCGGCAGGCAGCTCCTGCGACTATACGGTAACGGTCACAAGCGCGACGGCAGCAAGCTACACCAATACCATAGCGGCCGGAGACGTGACCACCACCAACGCCGGAGCAAACGCCGGGGCCGCATCAGCGACACTTACGGTGCTTAATCACCCGACAATTGCAAAGGCGTTTAGCCCGGCCTCGATCGGCGTTAACGACACTTCTACCATCACCATAACGCTTACAAACTCGAACGGAGTTGCCGTAACAGGCGCGGCATTTACCGATACGTATCCGGCAAATGTTGTAAACGCGGCAAGCCCTTCCGAGGCAACGACCTGCGCCGTGGGCACTGTCACGGCAGCGGCAGGTGGCGGCAGCGTTGCGCTTAGCGGAGCAACCATCCCGGCCGGCGGGAGCTGCACGTTAACTGTCACTGTCACGAGCGCGACAACGGGAAGCTACACCAACACAATAGCGGCCGGAAACGTGACCACCACAAACGCAGGAGCAAACACAGGAGCAGCATCGGCTACCCTTACGGTGCTTAACCACCCAAGTGTTACAAAGGCCTTTAGCCCCACGGCTATCGGCGTCGGCGGCACATCGACCATCACCATAACGCTTACGAACTCTAACGGGGTTGACATAACGGGCGCGGCATTTACGGATACATATCCGGCAAACCTGGTTAACGCCGCGGCTCCGGCAGAAGCAACAACCTGCGCAGGAGGCACTGTAACCGCAACGGCAGGGGCAGGAAGCGTGGCGCTTAGCGGAGCAACCATCCCGGCCGGAGGAAGCTGCACGGTAACTGTCACTGTCACGAGCGCGACATCTGGCTCATACACAAACACAATCGCCGCAGGCGGCGTGACCAGCACCAACGCAGGGGCAAACACCGCTTTAGCCTCGGATACACTTACGGTGCTTAACCGCCCGACTGTTACAAAGACATTTACCCCGGCCTCTATCGGCGTAAACGACACTTCTACAATGAAGGTCACCATTACGAACTCAAACGGAGTTGCGATAACCGGCGCGGCATTTACCGACACGTATCCTGCAAACCTGGTTAACGCGGCCACCCCGGCTCCTACGATAACGGGCGCGGGCTGCACAGGGACATTTACCGACCCGAGTACAACATCGGTTCAACTTAGCGGCGCAACTATTCCCGCAGGCAGCTCCTGCGACTATACGGTAACGGTCACAAGCGCGACAACAGGCAGCTACACCAATACAATAGCGGCAGGCGGCGTGACTACGACCAACGCCGGAGCAAACGCCGGGGCCGCATCAGCCACACTTACGGTGCTTAATCACCCGACGGTCACGAAGGCCTTCGCCCCCATACTGATAGGCACCGGAGGCACCTCGCTTCTTACCATAACACTTGCAAATTCGAACGTGGTTAACGTAACCGGCGCGGCATTTACCGATACTTACCCGGCAAATCTTGTTAACGCCGCTACTCCGGCAGGCTCTACGACCTGCACAGGCGGCACGGTAACGGCAGCGGCAGGGGGCGGCAGCGTGGCACTTAGCGGCGCAACTATCCCGGCCGGCGGAAGCTGCACGGTAACGGTAAACGTCCGAAGCTCCGTGCCAGGCACATACACGAACACCATCGGCATCGGGGCCATAACAACCGCTAACGCAGGAGCAAACCTTGCATCCGCTTCGGACTCACTCACGGTCGTGGCAGCAGGCATGCTCATAATATCGAAGACCGTTACGACGTATTCCGACCCGATAAACGGCATAACAGGGCCGCTTACCATACCGGGCGCGTACATGGATTACCTCATCACAATAAACAACATCGGCGCCGGAGCGTCATCGAGCCTCGTAGTGACAGACCCGATACCAACGGCGAATGTTGAGTTCTTCGGCGGCAACCTCGGCGGCGGCAGCCCGTTCGTGTATACGGACACAACGGCGCCCAACGGGCTTACGGGAATAACGTCACTGGAATACTCAAACGATAACGGAACAACGTGGACATACGCGCCGGCGCTAACGTTCGATCCAGCGGTAACGAACTTCAGGGTGACCTTTGGCGGCACGCTTGGCGCCGCAAAGGCGTTCACTCTCAAATTCAGGGTACGGGTGAAGTGA